Proteins from a single region of Chlamydia sp.:
- a CDS encoding RluA family pseudouridine synthase, protein MQEFTGIADRHIRLASFLRSSLAHLPKKIILESIRYHGCRVNGRIERFESYKLQPGDHVTLQIIERSCPQLLWEDEHLCIYNKPAKQTSEELAKQLQVHLVHRLDRDTSGCILFAKHAKAVTLTTQLFKTRKIDKRYVALVFGHPRQQTGTITTYTAPCHRRVGAVLFSNTEKNKGKITITEWRVLTNYPKYSLLLCRPITGRTHQIRLHMKTIGHPIVGDIDYGNKEQPKQIVRHLLHAVSLSFYSPFSQEKIEVSSSDHYPFYADFKSV, encoded by the coding sequence ATGCAAGAATTTACTGGTATAGCAGATCGCCACATAAGACTAGCCTCTTTTCTCCGATCCTCCTTAGCTCATTTGCCTAAAAAAATTATTTTAGAATCTATTCGCTATCATGGATGTCGAGTAAATGGACGCATCGAACGTTTTGAATCTTACAAACTTCAGCCTGGGGATCATGTTACTTTACAAATCATTGAGCGCTCCTGTCCACAATTACTCTGGGAGGATGAGCATCTCTGTATTTATAACAAACCTGCAAAACAAACCTCTGAAGAATTAGCAAAGCAACTCCAAGTTCATCTTGTTCATCGCCTAGATCGAGATACATCCGGATGTATTCTTTTTGCAAAACATGCAAAGGCTGTAACTCTTACTACACAATTATTCAAAACACGGAAAATTGATAAACGTTATGTTGCTTTAGTCTTTGGTCATCCCCGCCAACAAACAGGTACCATAACCACCTACACAGCTCCCTGTCATAGACGCGTCGGAGCTGTATTATTCAGCAACACGGAAAAAAATAAAGGGAAGATCACTATTACAGAATGGCGGGTGCTCACTAACTATCCTAAATACTCACTACTTCTTTGTCGTCCTATCACAGGAAGAACACACCAAATACGCCTACATATGAAAACGATTGGACATCCTATTGTTGGAGATATTGATTATGGAAACAAAGAACAACCAAAACAAATTGTTCGACATTTGCTCCATGCGGTAAGTCTTAGTTTTTATTCGCCTTTCTCTCAAGAAAAAATAGAGGTGTCTTCTTCAGATCACTATCCTTTTTATGCAGATTTCAAATCTGTATAA
- the acpS gene encoding holo-ACP synthase, which translates to MFGIGTDIIEINRIRKTHAIYGDRFLKRIFTEREREYCFSKADPYASLAARFAAKEAVAKALGTGIGKLLKWKEIEMLRNSCHPKVIVPGSLLCSLGVQRILLSVSHSRDYATAVAIAE; encoded by the coding sequence ATGTTTGGAATTGGGACGGATATTATTGAGATTAACAGGATTCGTAAAACTCATGCGATCTACGGGGATAGATTTTTAAAAAGAATTTTTACGGAAAGGGAAAGAGAGTATTGCTTTTCTAAAGCAGATCCTTATGCTTCTTTAGCAGCTCGTTTTGCTGCTAAAGAAGCTGTTGCCAAGGCTTTAGGCACAGGTATAGGCAAACTCTTAAAATGGAAAGAAATTGAAATGCTTAGAAATTCATGCCATCCAAAGGTGATTGTTCCGGGCTCCCTTTTATGTTCTTTAGGGGTTCAAAGGATTCTCCTTTCTGTAAGTCATAGCAGGGATTATGCTACAGCTGTAGCTATTGCAGAATAG
- a CDS encoding enoyl-[acyl-carrier-protein] reductase, translating to MLKIDLTGKIAFIAGIGDDQGYGWGIAKMLAEAGATILVGTWVPIYKIFSQSWELGKFNESRKLSNGELLTFAKIYPMDASFDNPEDIPQDILENKRYKDLSGYSVSEIAAQVEKDFGHIDILVHSLANSPEIAKPLLDTSRKGYLAALSTSSYSFISLLSHFGPIMNEGASTISLTYLASMRAVPGYGGGMSAAKAALESDTKVLAWEAGRRWGIRVNTISAGPLASRAGKAIGFIERMVDYYLDWAPLPSPMEAEQVGAAAAFLVSPLASAITGETLYVDHGANVMGIGPEMLPKN from the coding sequence ATGTTGAAAATTGATTTAACAGGAAAAATTGCCTTCATAGCTGGTATTGGCGATGATCAAGGGTATGGTTGGGGTATCGCAAAAATGTTAGCAGAAGCGGGTGCAACTATCCTTGTCGGAACCTGGGTTCCCATTTACAAGATCTTTTCTCAATCTTGGGAACTAGGAAAATTTAATGAGTCTCGCAAACTATCAAACGGAGAACTACTTACTTTTGCAAAAATTTACCCAATGGACGCAAGCTTTGATAATCCAGAAGATATTCCTCAAGACATTTTAGAAAACAAGCGGTACAAAGACTTGTCAGGATATTCTGTATCAGAAATTGCAGCTCAGGTAGAAAAAGATTTCGGGCATATCGATATTCTTGTTCATTCGCTCGCCAACAGCCCTGAGATAGCAAAACCTTTACTCGACACTTCTCGAAAAGGCTATCTCGCAGCATTAAGTACATCCAGTTATTCCTTCATTAGCCTTCTCTCTCATTTTGGTCCAATTATGAATGAGGGCGCTAGCACAATTTCCTTAACATACCTAGCTTCTATGCGAGCAGTTCCTGGATATGGAGGAGGCATGAGTGCAGCAAAAGCTGCTTTGGAAAGTGATACGAAGGTGTTAGCTTGGGAAGCTGGAAGACGCTGGGGAATCCGTGTCAACACGATTTCAGCAGGACCATTAGCTAGCCGCGCCGGTAAAGCCATTGGATTTATCGAACGAATGGTTGATTATTATCTAGATTGGGCACCATTACCATCCCCAATGGAGGCAGAACAAGTGGGTGCGGCAGCAGCATTTCTTGTTTCTCCGTTAGCCAGTGCTATCACGGGAGAGACATTATACGTAGATCATGGAGCTAATGTTATGGGAATAGGTCCAGAAATGCTACCTAAGAACTAA
- a CDS encoding HAD family hydrolase codes for MTLDRLLVTDIDGTITHLPHQLHDRVVEALHQYHDSGWKLFFLTGRYFSYAYPLFQNFSVPFLLGSQNGSSVWSSEEKKFIYFRSLPKSFLLTLEKYFEDINLIVCIEAGAANQDMYFRQGLGNNAQELKTILDSVYFPSPESAELLIDIQECLSEEFTCEEFAVAKFFGKQEEVRKMAERFAKSPEIFSQVTMNYMRWPFDFNYAVLLLTLKDVSKGFALDQVVQSFYKKKPFIMTSGDDANDIDLLSRGDFRIVMQTAPEGMHELADFLAPPAKELGILSAWEAGEQRYKQWISS; via the coding sequence ATGACTTTAGATAGATTGCTAGTTACGGATATCGACGGGACTATTACGCACTTACCACACCAGCTTCATGATCGTGTTGTGGAAGCTTTACACCAGTATCATGATTCCGGTTGGAAGTTATTTTTTCTAACTGGAAGATATTTTTCCTATGCGTATCCTCTTTTCCAGAATTTTTCTGTTCCCTTCTTACTAGGGAGCCAAAATGGCTCTTCTGTTTGGTCTTCTGAAGAAAAAAAATTTATTTATTTCCGAAGTTTGCCAAAAAGCTTTCTTTTGACCTTAGAAAAGTATTTTGAGGATATCAATCTGATCGTTTGCATAGAAGCAGGGGCTGCTAACCAGGATATGTATTTTCGACAAGGATTAGGAAACAATGCGCAAGAACTTAAAACAATTCTTGACTCGGTCTATTTCCCTTCACCAGAATCTGCTGAATTACTTATTGATATTCAAGAATGTCTTTCAGAAGAGTTTACTTGTGAAGAGTTTGCTGTCGCTAAATTTTTCGGGAAGCAGGAAGAAGTTAGGAAGATGGCTGAACGGTTTGCAAAATCTCCAGAGATCTTTTCTCAGGTTACTATGAACTATATGCGATGGCCTTTTGATTTTAACTATGCAGTGCTTTTATTAACTTTGAAGGATGTTTCAAAAGGATTTGCTTTAGATCAAGTGGTTCAATCTTTTTACAAAAAAAAACCTTTCATTATGACTTCTGGAGATGATGCTAACGACATAGATTTGTTATCTAGAGGGGATTTCAGAATTGTGATGCAGACTGCTCCGGAAGGGATGCATGAGTTAGCTGATTTTCTGGCTCCCCCAGCGAAGGAACTTGGAATCCTTTCTGCTTGGGAAGCCGGTGAGCAGCGATATAAACAGTGGATTAGTTCTTAG
- a CDS encoding FliO/MopB family protein: MLRLFQRMFSFMENNSSFIDVSQELSFVDENFPDSMRWEVGRMLGSLVLLLGIFGVGCWLFRRFLRSHGHIPNGNSSIKILDRRVLASKTSIYVIKVVNKILVIAERGDQVTLLSEFPPNTDLNELLKQNFQKAVAPRGEMLSGFLSQLKKKNKADNCL; this comes from the coding sequence ATGTTGCGACTGTTTCAACGAATGTTTAGTTTCATGGAAAACAACTCTTCTTTCATAGATGTTTCGCAAGAGCTTTCTTTTGTTGATGAAAACTTCCCTGATTCTATGCGTTGGGAAGTAGGAAGAATGCTCGGTTCTTTAGTTCTTTTATTAGGAATATTTGGAGTTGGTTGTTGGTTATTTCGGCGCTTCTTGCGTTCGCATGGCCATATTCCGAATGGCAATTCATCTATTAAAATTTTAGATCGAAGAGTTTTAGCTTCTAAAACCTCCATTTACGTAATTAAAGTAGTGAATAAAATTTTAGTGATTGCTGAAAGGGGGGATCAGGTAACTCTGCTGTCTGAATTCCCTCCAAATACAGATCTGAATGAGTTATTAAAACAGAACTTTCAGAAAGCAGTAGCTCCTCGCGGAGAGATGTTATCGGGATTTCTATCCCAATTAAAGAAGAAAAATAAAGCAGATAATTGTTTATAG
- the trxB gene encoding thioredoxin-disulfide reductase: MTHARLVIIGSGPAGYTAAIYASRALLSPLLFEGFFSGIAGGQLMTTTEVENFPGFPEGVFGQQLMDRMKAQALRFGTQVLPKDITSVDFNVRPFVLKSGEETFTCDACIIATGASAKRLSIPGAGDNEFWQKGVTACAVCDGASPIFRDKDLFVVGGGDSALEEAIFLARYGKRVFIVHRRDVLRASKSMINKAKANDKIFFLWNSEVVKISGDSIVRSIDIFNNVEKTTTTMDAAGVFFAIGHQPNTAFLGGQLVLDENGYIITEKGSSRTSIPGVFAAGDVQDKHYRQAITSAGSGCMAALDAERFLDT, translated from the coding sequence ATGACACATGCAAGGTTGGTCATCATAGGTTCTGGACCAGCAGGTTACACCGCCGCTATATATGCTTCTAGAGCTCTTTTGTCTCCATTGCTTTTTGAAGGATTCTTTTCTGGTATTGCTGGGGGGCAACTAATGACTACAACTGAGGTAGAAAATTTTCCTGGTTTTCCAGAAGGGGTGTTTGGGCAACAGCTGATGGATCGCATGAAAGCACAGGCTCTGCGTTTTGGAACCCAAGTGCTCCCTAAGGACATTACTTCTGTCGATTTTAATGTGAGACCTTTTGTTCTTAAATCAGGAGAAGAGACATTTACTTGTGATGCATGCATTATAGCCACAGGAGCTTCAGCTAAACGTTTATCAATTCCAGGGGCTGGAGATAATGAATTTTGGCAGAAAGGTGTGACAGCTTGTGCTGTTTGTGATGGAGCTTCTCCTATTTTCCGAGATAAAGACTTGTTTGTCGTTGGGGGAGGGGATTCTGCTTTAGAAGAGGCAATATTTCTAGCGCGTTATGGGAAGCGTGTGTTCATTGTTCACAGAAGGGATGTCTTACGTGCCTCTAAATCTATGATTAATAAGGCTAAGGCTAACGACAAAATCTTCTTCCTTTGGAATAGTGAGGTAGTGAAAATTTCTGGAGACTCTATAGTTCGTTCCATTGATATTTTTAATAATGTTGAGAAAACAACTACGACTATGGATGCTGCGGGAGTTTTCTTTGCTATAGGACACCAACCTAATACAGCTTTTTTAGGAGGACAGTTAGTCCTAGATGAAAATGGGTACATTATTACAGAAAAGGGAAGCTCTCGCACATCGATTCCTGGAGTTTTTGCTGCTGGGGATGTTCAAGATAAACACTACAGACAGGCGATCACTTCTGCTGGAAGTGGATGTATGGCTGCTTTAGATGCTGAAAGATTTTTAGATACTTAA
- the groL gene encoding chaperonin GroEL (60 kDa chaperone family; promotes refolding of misfolded polypeptides especially under stressful conditions; forms two stacked rings of heptamers to form a barrel-shaped 14mer; ends can be capped by GroES; misfolded proteins enter the barrel where they are refolded when GroES binds): MVAKNIKYNEDARKKIQKGVKTLAEAVKVTLGPKGRHVVIDKSFGSPQVTKDGVTVAKEVELADKHENMGAQMVKEVASKTADKAGDGTTTATVLAEAIYTEGLRNVTAGANPMDLKRGIDKAVKVVVDQIRKISKPVQHHKEIAQVATISANNDAEIGNLIAEAMEKVGKNGSITVEEAKGFETVLDVVEGMNFNRGYLSSYFATNPETQECVLEDALVLIYDKKISGIKDFLPVLQQVAESGRPLLIIAEDIEGEALATLVVNRIRGGFRVCAVKAPGFGDRRKAMLEDIAILTGGQLISEELGMKLENANLAVLGKAKKVIVSKEDTTIVEGMGEKEALEARCESIKKQIEDSTSDYDKEKLQERLAKLSGGVAVIRVGAATEIEMKEKKDRVDDAQHATIAAVEEGILPGGGTALVRCIPTLEAFLPMLTNEDEQIGARIVLKALSAPLKQIAANAGKEGAIIFQQVMSRSANEGYDALRDAYTDMLEAGILDPAKVTRSALESAASVAGLLLTTEALIAEIPEEKPAPAPAMPGAGMDY, from the coding sequence ATGGTCGCTAAAAACATTAAATATAACGAAGACGCCAGAAAAAAGATTCAAAAAGGGGTTAAAACTTTAGCTGAGGCTGTAAAGGTTACTCTAGGTCCTAAAGGACGTCATGTTGTCATCGATAAAAGCTTTGGGTCTCCTCAAGTAACTAAAGATGGGGTTACTGTTGCAAAAGAAGTTGAGCTTGCCGATAAGCATGAGAATATGGGCGCTCAAATGGTTAAAGAGGTTGCTAGTAAGACCGCAGATAAAGCTGGGGATGGAACAACAACAGCTACTGTTCTCGCAGAAGCAATCTACACAGAGGGATTACGCAATGTGACAGCTGGTGCGAATCCAATGGATCTCAAAAGAGGAATCGACAAAGCTGTTAAGGTTGTCGTAGATCAAATTAGAAAGATCAGTAAACCAGTTCAACACCATAAAGAAATCGCTCAAGTAGCGACCATTTCCGCTAACAACGATGCTGAAATCGGTAATCTTATTGCAGAAGCAATGGAGAAGGTTGGTAAAAATGGCTCTATCACCGTTGAAGAAGCAAAAGGATTTGAGACGGTACTAGATGTCGTTGAGGGAATGAATTTCAACAGAGGGTATCTCTCTAGCTATTTTGCAACAAATCCAGAAACTCAAGAGTGTGTGCTGGAAGATGCGCTTGTTTTAATCTATGATAAAAAAATTTCAGGCATCAAAGATTTTCTTCCTGTCTTGCAACAAGTTGCTGAATCCGGACGCCCTCTTCTTATTATCGCAGAAGATATCGAAGGTGAAGCATTAGCAACATTGGTTGTTAACCGAATTCGTGGTGGATTCAGAGTTTGTGCTGTTAAGGCTCCTGGATTTGGAGACAGAAGAAAAGCTATGTTAGAAGACATCGCAATCTTGACGGGCGGCCAACTTATCAGCGAAGAGTTAGGCATGAAGCTAGAAAATGCCAATTTAGCAGTGCTTGGTAAGGCTAAAAAAGTAATTGTTTCTAAAGAAGATACGACTATCGTTGAGGGAATGGGCGAAAAAGAAGCTTTAGAAGCTCGTTGCGAAAGTATTAAAAAACAAATCGAGGATAGCACTTCTGATTATGATAAAGAAAAACTTCAGGAGCGTCTTGCTAAGCTTTCTGGCGGCGTAGCGGTCATTCGAGTTGGAGCTGCAACAGAAATCGAAATGAAAGAGAAAAAAGACCGTGTAGATGATGCTCAGCATGCTACAATTGCTGCTGTTGAAGAAGGAATTCTTCCTGGAGGAGGAACGGCTTTAGTTCGTTGCATCCCAACTTTAGAAGCCTTTTTACCAATGCTAACTAATGAAGATGAGCAAATTGGAGCACGTATTGTTTTGAAAGCTCTGTCTGCACCTTTAAAACAAATTGCGGCAAATGCAGGAAAAGAGGGAGCCATTATCTTCCAACAAGTAATGTCCCGCTCTGCAAACGAAGGATATGATGCTTTGCGTGATGCTTACACAGACATGCTTGAAGCTGGTATTTTAGATCCTGCTAAAGTGACTCGTTCAGCTTTAGAAAGTGCTGCATCTGTTGCAGGATTACTTTTGACAACAGAAGCTCTTATTGCAGAAATTCCAGAAGAGAAACCTGCACCAGCTCCTGCAATGCCTGGAGCAGGAATGGATTATTAA
- the rpsA gene encoding 30S ribosomal protein S1 — protein MPKQADYTWEAKKNLDTIACLPEDVKQFKDLLYAMHGFTAEEEEPTSEVQPGAILKGTVVDINKDFVVVDVGLKSEGVIPMSEFIDSSEGLTIGAEVEVYLDQTEDEEGKVVLSREKATRQRQWEYILAHCEEGSIVKGQITRKVKGGLIVDIGMEAFLPGSQIDNKKIKNLDDYVGKVCEFKILKINVDRRNVVVSRRELLEAERISKKAELIEQITIGERRKGIVKNITDFGVFLDLDGIDGLLHITDMTWKRIRHPSEMVELNQELEVIILSVDKEKGRVALGLKQKEHNPWEDIEKKYPPGKRVRGKIVKLLPYGAFIEIEEGIEGLIHVSEMSWVKNIVDPNEVVNKGDEVEVVVLSIQKDEGKISLGLKQTEHNPWDNIEEKYPIGLRVSAEIKNLTNYGAFVELEPGIEGLIHISDMSWIKKVSHPSELFKKGNTVEAVILSVDKESKKITLGVKQLTPNPWDEIEAMFPVGSDISGIVTKITAFGAFVELQNGIEGLIHVSELSDKPFAKIEDILSIGDKVFAKVIKLDPDHKKVSLSIKEFLAHGGQSGQDSEEISSDRD, from the coding sequence ATGCCAAAACAAGCCGATTACACTTGGGAAGCAAAAAAGAATCTCGATACGATAGCTTGCTTACCAGAAGACGTTAAACAGTTTAAAGATCTTCTCTACGCGATGCATGGCTTCACCGCGGAAGAAGAAGAACCCACTAGCGAAGTACAGCCTGGTGCGATCCTAAAAGGTACAGTCGTTGATATAAACAAAGACTTTGTTGTTGTTGATGTTGGATTAAAATCTGAAGGGGTCATCCCTATGTCAGAATTTATAGACTCTTCAGAAGGGCTAACCATCGGAGCTGAAGTAGAAGTTTATCTAGATCAAACCGAAGACGAAGAAGGAAAAGTTGTTTTATCTCGGGAGAAAGCAACAAGACAACGTCAATGGGAATATATCCTTGCTCATTGCGAAGAAGGATCTATTGTTAAAGGTCAAATCACTCGTAAAGTTAAAGGCGGTTTGATTGTCGACATTGGTATGGAAGCTTTTCTTCCTGGCTCCCAAATAGACAATAAAAAAATTAAAAATTTGGATGATTATGTAGGCAAAGTTTGCGAATTCAAAATTCTTAAAATCAATGTGGATCGCAGAAACGTTGTCGTGTCCAGAAGGGAACTTCTTGAAGCCGAGCGTATTTCTAAGAAAGCTGAGTTAATTGAACAAATTACGATTGGAGAACGTCGCAAGGGTATCGTCAAAAATATCACAGATTTCGGAGTTTTCTTAGATCTTGATGGTATCGATGGCTTGCTCCACATTACGGATATGACTTGGAAACGAATTCGTCACCCATCCGAAATGGTTGAGCTCAACCAAGAATTGGAAGTCATTATTCTTAGTGTTGACAAAGAGAAAGGTCGTGTGGCTCTCGGCTTGAAGCAAAAAGAGCATAATCCTTGGGAAGATATTGAGAAGAAATATCCTCCAGGAAAACGAGTTCGTGGTAAAATTGTTAAGCTTCTTCCGTATGGGGCATTTATTGAAATTGAAGAAGGCATTGAAGGTCTTATTCACGTTTCAGAGATGTCTTGGGTTAAAAATATCGTAGATCCCAACGAAGTTGTTAATAAAGGCGATGAAGTTGAAGTAGTTGTTCTTTCTATTCAAAAAGATGAAGGAAAAATTTCTCTTGGTTTGAAGCAGACAGAGCACAATCCTTGGGATAATATTGAAGAGAAGTACCCTATTGGATTACGAGTATCCGCAGAGATCAAAAATTTGACCAATTACGGAGCTTTTGTTGAACTGGAACCTGGAATTGAGGGCTTGATTCACATTTCAGATATGAGTTGGATTAAAAAAGTTTCTCATCCTTCAGAACTTTTCAAAAAGGGCAATACGGTTGAAGCAGTTATTTTGTCTGTAGATAAAGAAAGTAAAAAAATTACTTTGGGAGTGAAACAACTGACTCCTAATCCATGGGATGAAATTGAAGCAATGTTCCCTGTTGGCAGTGATATCTCTGGCATAGTGACTAAAATTACGGCTTTCGGAGCTTTCGTTGAGTTACAAAATGGTATCGAAGGACTAATTCACGTGTCAGAACTTTCTGATAAACCTTTTGCTAAAATTGAAGATATTCTTTCCATTGGAGATAAGGTTTTTGCTAAGGTTATCAAGTTAGATCCAGATCATAAGAAAGTTTCTCTTTCTATTAAGGAATTCCTCGCTCATGGAGGACAATCTGGTCAAGATTCTGAGGAAATATCTTCTGACAGAGACTAA
- a CDS encoding co-chaperone GroES encodes MSDQATTLKIKPLGDRILVKREEEASTARGGIILPDTAKKKQDRAEVLALGTGKKDDNGQQLPFEVQVGDVVLIDKYSGQELTIDGEEYVIVQMSEVIAVLQ; translated from the coding sequence ATGTCAGACCAAGCAACGACCCTCAAGATTAAACCTTTGGGAGATAGAATTTTAGTTAAAAGAGAAGAAGAAGCTTCCACTGCAAGAGGCGGAATCATTCTTCCTGATACCGCCAAGAAAAAACAAGATAGAGCCGAGGTTCTAGCTTTAGGAACAGGCAAAAAAGATGATAACGGGCAGCAACTTCCTTTTGAAGTTCAAGTTGGTGACGTTGTTTTAATTGACAAGTATTCTGGCCAAGAGCTCACTATCGACGGCGAAGAGTATGTTATCGTTCAAATGAGCGAAGTTATCGCAGTTTTGCAATAA
- a CDS encoding Nif3-like dinuclear metal center hexameric protein, with protein sequence MNVSDLLNILNELLHPEFFHDYGPNGLQVGDPQALVHKIAVAVTADLATIEKAIVSEANVLIVHHGIFWKGMPYPITGVVYQRVRRLIEKNIHLIAYHLPLDAHSKIGNNWKAAQDLGWQQLEAFGSSRPSLGVKGVFPEKDIQDFIAELSSYYQTTVLAQALGGKEKVASAALISGGAYREVYEAKCQDVDCFITGNFDEPAWSLAHELAINFLAFGHTATEKVGPKALVQHLKELGICPVEFLDTENPF encoded by the coding sequence ATGAACGTTTCTGATCTTCTTAATATTTTGAATGAACTATTACATCCTGAATTTTTCCATGATTATGGGCCTAATGGTTTACAGGTTGGTGATCCACAAGCTTTAGTTCACAAAATTGCAGTTGCTGTAACGGCAGATTTAGCAACAATTGAAAAGGCGATTGTTAGCGAAGCGAATGTTTTAATTGTTCATCACGGTATATTTTGGAAAGGAATGCCTTATCCCATCACGGGGGTAGTTTATCAACGAGTACGACGTCTCATTGAAAAGAATATACATTTAATAGCCTATCATCTTCCTTTAGATGCTCATTCAAAGATTGGAAATAATTGGAAAGCTGCTCAAGATTTAGGATGGCAACAATTAGAGGCTTTTGGAAGTTCCCGACCATCTTTAGGAGTAAAGGGAGTTTTTCCTGAAAAAGACATTCAAGATTTTATTGCTGAATTATCTTCATATTATCAAACCACAGTGTTGGCCCAGGCTTTAGGAGGAAAAGAGAAAGTGGCTTCGGCAGCTCTTATTTCAGGGGGTGCTTATCGAGAAGTTTATGAAGCTAAGTGTCAAGATGTGGATTGTTTCATTACTGGGAATTTCGATGAACCAGCGTGGTCTTTAGCACATGAATTGGCTATTAATTTCTTAGCTTTTGGGCATACAGCCACTGAGAAAGTAGGGCCGAAAGCTTTAGTTCAACACCTGAAAGAATTGGGGATTTGTCCCGTTGAGTTTCTTGATACCGAGAATCCTTTTTAA